The DNA segment ACCATGATAACGATCGGAACAGGGGTAAAAGTCGCACACAGTATTGGTGAAAAACAATCGGATCGGGCAAAAACATACATTAAAAACGGATTTCTAATAACAGCATTAGTCGGGATTGTTTATATGTTGTTTATTATCATGACTAAAGATAAGCTTATCGGCTATTTTGAGTTGGCAGATGCTGAAATAGAGAGGATGGCCACTCAGTTTTTAGTTATTTCGATAATTGGAAATCTATTCAATTTGTTCAATCTGTTATTTAGTACAATCATGAATTCACTCGGCGACAGTAAAAGACCATTTCGAATTTTTACTGTCGGGTTTCTTTTAAACATGATTCTTGATCCATTACTCATCTTCGGTTATGGATCGTTTGAGGGACTAGGTGTTAGTGGAGCTGCACTGGCCACACTATCAGCAAATATAATTTTAACTCTGCTTTTTATTTATAAAACAAAAAACAATGAGTTTTTCTCAAAATATACAAAGATAGATAAGGCAAGTATGAAAGAGGTATTGAAGTTGGGATTGCCTATTTCAGTACAGAGAGTTACTTTTACCGTTATTTCCATCGTTATCGCTAAAATAATTGTAAGTTGGGGTCCTGATGCCATAGCTGTTCAAAGGGTGGGTATTCAAATCGAATCTATATCTTATATGACGATTGGAGGACTTCAAGGGGCAGTAGCAGCCTTCTTTGGCCAAAATTTTGGTGCGAGAAAGATAGTTCGAATAAAAGATGGTTATCGCATCTCTTTATTACTTACAACAGTCTTTGGCATGTTTACTTCACTCATGTTTGTCGTGTTCCCGAAAGAAATCTTTTCACTATTTCTAAATGATCCATCAAGTCTTATGTTGGGCGTTGATTACATGAAGATTATTGGATACTCCCAAGCCTTTATGTGTATGGAATTAATGACTGTAGGAGCGTTCAACGGGCTAGGAAAAACCTATATACCTCCCATTTTTAGTATTATATTGACCGGGCTTCGCATCCCACTCGCCATCTTATTGTCAGGTCCGTTTGGGTTAAATGGGGTTTGGCTATCTATTGCAATAACCAGCGTCCTTAAAGGAATTATCCTCGTGGGTTGGTTTAAAGGAATTCTAAATAAAATGTCTTCAAAATTACTTAATCAAGCTGTTTAAAATGAACGAAAGAAGGGTCTGGAGATGGTTTCATTAAATCATGAGTTTTTGAAGTTGATTAGCGAGCAAAATTTGAATGATGAAATTTTTAAAGGCCAATATGGTTTAGAAAAAGAAAACGTTAGAGTTGACCAAGAAGGTAATCTAGCCTTAACGCCTCATTCTAGGGTATTCGGGAACAAAAGTGAGAATCCTTATATTAAAACTGACTTTTCAGAAAGCCAAGTTGAAATGATAACTCCGGTATTTAAATCTATAGAAGAAGCTTACTCTTTCCTTGAAGCACTTCAAGATATAGTAACACAGGAATTAACCGATGAATATTTATGGCCAAGCAGCAATCCGCCGACACTGCCGTGTGAAGAGGATATTCCTATCGCGAATATGAATGATCCCTTCGAAGATCAATATCGAATTCAATTGGCTCAAAAATATGGCCGAAAAAGACAATTGTTAAGTGGGATTCATTTCAATTTTTCTTTTGATGATGGATTTCTTCGAAAGTTATATGTGGCCTCCAAAAGCCATGATGAATATAAAATGTTTAAAGATCAATTATATCTAAAAGTAGCGAGAAACACGTTGAAATACCGCTGGCTACTCATTTTTCTAACAGGCGCTAGCCCGGTATTTAGTAAGTCCTATATTGAACATTGCGTCTCCTTAAGTGATCATTTAGATACCGAGAGTCGTTTTTTTCCCAATATGAATTCACTTCGAAACAGTGTGTGCGGGTATCGAAATGAAAAACCATACTATGTTTCATTTAACTCCATAAAAGATTATATTCAGGATCTGCAAAACTTGGTTCAATCTAAGGATCTGCTGAGTGCGAAGGAGTTTTATAGCCCCGTTCGAATCAAGTCGGCAAAAGGGGATAATCAACTCCAAAGCCTTCTTGAAAACGGAATAGATTACCTTGAACTTCGCATGTTCGATCTAAATCCACTTTATAAAAATGGGATTAGTCTGCAGACCCTGAAATTCATTCACTTATTCCTGGTATATATGCTTCTTAAAGAGGATGAGCAGTTTAACAAGGAAGAACAACACCAGGCGAATCTCGATGTGGATACCCTAATGATTCGAGGCATTTACGGTAAATTAGGTGATAAAGATTATGCTGCCAGTATGAAAGATAAGGCATTAGACCTTCTTAATACAATGCAAGAAATGATGAATAAAATAATTCCCGAAAGTCAGAAACAAGTCGAATTGATCGAGGAACAAAAGAAAATTATTATCAATCCCGATTTTAGTTTTGCGTCGATCGTAAAGTCAGAAATCAATGAGTCAAATTATTTGCAGTACCATCTAAATAAAGCAAAGGAGTATGCAAAACACAGCACCGAAACAGGGTATAAGTTTGCCGGTTTTGAAGATTTGGAACTGTCGACTCAGTTGTTATTAAAAGCTGCGGTCAAACGTGGAATCCGTTTTGAAATCCTTGATCGCGATGAAAACTTCATTCTCCTACACAAAGAAGACCATAAGGAGTACGTTAAGCAAGCAACCAAGACTTCGTTAGATTCATACAGTACAGTATTGATCATGGAGAATAAAATCGTGACTAAGGAAGTGTTAAAGAGACAGGGTATACGGGTTCCGGAAGGTACTTCATATCATAACATTGAAGATGCAATTCTTGAATATGAGAAGTACAAGGGGAAACAAATTGTAATAAAACCAAAATCGACGAACTTCGGACTGGGCATCACGATTTTCACAAACCAGTTCACTAGAGAAGATTTCCGACAAGCATTTGAAATGGCCTTCGAACATGATAAAACCGTATTACTTGAAGATTTTGTGATGGGGAAGGAGTATCGATTCCTGGTCATGGGAGAGGAAGTCGTTGGTATTCTACATCGGGTACCTGCTAACATAATTGGAGACGGAAAGCATACGATCGAACAACTGATTCACGAGAAGAACAAAGATCCGCTAAGAGGAAAGGGATATAAGACGCCCCTTGAAAAAATTCAGTTAGGAGAAACTGAGAAAATGTTCTTACGGAATCAATTTAAGAATCCTTTTGATGTTCCAGAAATAGGGGAGACGGTTTACTTAAGAGAGAACTCCAATATTAGTACCGGCGGAGACAGCATTGATTTTACAGATGATATTGATGATAGCTATAAACAGATTGCTATTAAAGCCGCAAAAGCTGCCGGTGCCACATTTTGTGGCGTAGACATGATGATTGAAGATACTGGCGTAGGCGCAACGGACCAAAGCTACAGCATTATTGAAATAAATTTTAACCCGGCAATTCATATTCATTGCTATCCATACCAAGGGGTTAATCGAAAAGCAGATGATAAAATACTCGATTTGCTTTTTCCAGAATAAAAGAATGGCCAATACATTGGATT comes from the Paenibacillus lentus genome and includes:
- a CDS encoding MATE family efflux transporter, with translation MKGMLNLTDGPITPVLMKLSLPIIATNFISTTYGLVDMIWVGKLGSGPVAAIGTANFYVNLAVAISTMITIGTGVKVAHSIGEKQSDRAKTYIKNGFLITALVGIVYMLFIIMTKDKLIGYFELADAEIERMATQFLVISIIGNLFNLFNLLFSTIMNSLGDSKRPFRIFTVGFLLNMILDPLLIFGYGSFEGLGVSGAALATLSANIILTLLFIYKTKNNEFFSKYTKIDKASMKEVLKLGLPISVQRVTFTVISIVIAKIIVSWGPDAIAVQRVGIQIESISYMTIGGLQGAVAAFFGQNFGARKIVRIKDGYRISLLLTTVFGMFTSLMFVVFPKEIFSLFLNDPSSLMLGVDYMKIIGYSQAFMCMELMTVGAFNGLGKTYIPPIFSIILTGLRIPLAILLSGPFGLNGVWLSIAITSVLKGIILVGWFKGILNKMSSKLLNQAV
- the gshAB gene encoding bifunctional glutamate--cysteine ligase GshA/glutathione synthetase GshB codes for the protein MISEQNLNDEIFKGQYGLEKENVRVDQEGNLALTPHSRVFGNKSENPYIKTDFSESQVEMITPVFKSIEEAYSFLEALQDIVTQELTDEYLWPSSNPPTLPCEEDIPIANMNDPFEDQYRIQLAQKYGRKRQLLSGIHFNFSFDDGFLRKLYVASKSHDEYKMFKDQLYLKVARNTLKYRWLLIFLTGASPVFSKSYIEHCVSLSDHLDTESRFFPNMNSLRNSVCGYRNEKPYYVSFNSIKDYIQDLQNLVQSKDLLSAKEFYSPVRIKSAKGDNQLQSLLENGIDYLELRMFDLNPLYKNGISLQTLKFIHLFLVYMLLKEDEQFNKEEQHQANLDVDTLMIRGIYGKLGDKDYAASMKDKALDLLNTMQEMMNKIIPESQKQVELIEEQKKIIINPDFSFASIVKSEINESNYLQYHLNKAKEYAKHSTETGYKFAGFEDLELSTQLLLKAAVKRGIRFEILDRDENFILLHKEDHKEYVKQATKTSLDSYSTVLIMENKIVTKEVLKRQGIRVPEGTSYHNIEDAILEYEKYKGKQIVIKPKSTNFGLGITIFTNQFTREDFRQAFEMAFEHDKTVLLEDFVMGKEYRFLVMGEEVVGILHRVPANIIGDGKHTIEQLIHEKNKDPLRGKGYKTPLEKIQLGETEKMFLRNQFKNPFDVPEIGETVYLRENSNISTGGDSIDFTDDIDDSYKQIAIKAAKAAGATFCGVDMMIEDTGVGATDQSYSIIEINFNPAIHIHCYPYQGVNRKADDKILDLLFPE